From one Drosophila gunungcola strain Sukarami chromosome 2R unlocalized genomic scaffold, Dgunungcola_SK_2 000006F, whole genome shotgun sequence genomic stretch:
- the LOC128255035 gene encoding uncharacterized protein LOC128255035 — MDSVKSFFAGSSKDGNLSSSQQSNVPGSSISSRWGRSWSTSSQQTDPEPGPSNSTVSKSGNPCDVKRKDSDNYFYIMWRA; from the exons ATGGATAGCGTCAAGTCGTTCTTCGCCGGTTCCAGCAAAGATGGAAATCTGTCCAGCAGCCAGCAGTCGAATGTGCCCGGATCCTCCATCAGCAGCCGCTGGGGACGGAGCTGGAGCACCAGCTCCCAGCAGACGGATCCCGAACCAGGACCCTCCAACTCCACGGTCAGCAAGAGCGGAAACCCATGCGATGTGAAGCGCAAGGATAGTGATAACTACTTTTACATCAT GTGGCGCGCTTGA
- the LOC128255037 gene encoding uncharacterized protein LOC128255037, which produces MDALTILGLVYWLICMILFGPLMFFVCVYLPEVPVRYVKSLRQQT; this is translated from the coding sequence ATGGACGCCCTCACCATTTTGGGCTTGGTCTACTGGCTGATCTGCATGATTTTGTTCGGACCGTTGATGTTCTTTGTCTGCGTCTACCTGCCCGAAGTTCCGGTGCGATATGTGAAGAGTCTGAGGCAGCAAACCTGA
- the LOC128255024 gene encoding charged multivesicular body protein 4c has protein sequence MSFFGKMFGGKKEVAPTTGEAIQKLRETENMLIKKQEFLEAKIEDELNIARKNASKNKRVALQALKKKKRLEKQLQQIDGTLSTIEMQREALESANTNTAVLTTMKNAADALKTAHQNMDVDKVHDMMDDIAEQQDVAREISDAISNPVAFGADLDDEDLERELDELEQENFDKEIIGIPEPAPTLPEAPTEDLPEKAKEKKKAAATTAVVPDDDDPDMKQLLSWSN, from the exons ATGAGTTTCTTCGGGAAAATGTTTGGCGGCAAGAAGGAGGTGGCCCCCACCACCGGCGAGGCGATACAGAAGCTGCGCGAGACGGAGAACATGCTCATCAAAAAGCAGGAGTTCCTGGAGGCCAAGATCGAGGACGAGCTGAACATAGCTCGCAAGAATGCgtccaaaaacaaaagag TGGCCCTGCAAGCCctcaagaagaagaagcgcCTGGagaagcagctgcagcagatCGATGGCACCCTGTCCACCATTGAGATGCAGCGGGAGGCTTTGGAGAGCGCCAACACGAACACTGCCGTTTTGACCACAATGAAGAATGCCGCGGATGCCCTCAAAACAGCCCATCAGAACAT GGATGTGGACAAGGTGCACGACATGATGGACGATATTGCCGAGCAGCAGGACGTGGCCCGTGAGATTTCCGATGCCATTTCCAACCCAGTGGCCTTTGGGGCCGATCTCGACGATGAGGATCTCGAGCGGGAACTCGACGAGCTGGAGCAGGAGAACTTCGACAAGGAGATCATTGGTATTCCCGAGCCGGCGCCCACATTGCCCGAAGCGCCCACAGAAGATTTGCCCGAGAAGGCCAAggagaagaagaaggcggCCGCAACGACAGCTGTAGTGCCAGATGATG ATGATCCAGACATGAAGCAGCTGCTGTCCTGGTCCAACTAA
- the LOC128255020 gene encoding pre-mRNA-splicing factor 38 has translation MANRTVKEAKNVHGTNPQYLIEKIIRSRIYDSKYWKEQCFALTAELLVDKAMELRFVGGVYGGNIKPTQFLCLTLKMLQIQPEKDIVVEFIKNEEFKYVRALGAFYLRLTGAALDCYKYLEPLYIDNRKLRRQNRAGQFEIVYMDEYIDELLRNDRVCDIILPRIQKRSILEENNEIEPKVSVLDEDLDDELPSDEEKADEANRTKDNSTSVRRPRRARSKSRSRSRERDRRSGQGNNARSRDYYDELEDYDRQRNRVRNRDTQNEDYDRRQTGSGRQDRDRERQDRDKIRERDRNGDRDRRERERERDRGRHDQRERDSRGERDRRRY, from the coding sequence ATGGCCAATCGCACGGTGAAGGAGGCTAAAAACGTGCACGGCACCAACCCGCAGTACCTCATCGAGAAGATTATTCGCTCCCGGATATATGACTCAAAGTACTGGAAGGAGCAGTGCTTCGCCCTCACCGCCGAGCTGCTCGTGGACAAGGCCATGGAGTTGCGTTTCGTCGGCGGCGTCTACGGCGGCAACATCAAGCCCACTCAGTTTCTCTGTCTCACGCTCAAGATGCTGCAGATTCAGCCGGAGAAGGACATCGTGGTGGAATTCATCAAGAACGAGGAGTTCAAGTATGTGCGGGCCCTGGGCGCCTTCTATCTTCGGCTCACGGGAGCGGCCCTGGACTGCTACAAGTACCTGGAACCGCTGTACATCGACAACCGCAAGTTGCGCCGCCAAAATCGCGCCGGCCAATTCGAGATCGTCTACATGGACGAGTACATAGACGAACTGCTGCGCAACGACCGTGTCTGCGACATCATACTGCCCCGCATCCAGAAGCGTTCCATTCTGGAGGAGAACAACGAGATCGAGCCCAAGGTGTCCGTGCTGGACGAGGATCTGGACGATGAGCTACCCAGCGACGAGGAAAAGGCGGACGAGGCCAACCGCACCAAGGATAACTCAACATCGGTGCGACGGCCGCGAAGAGCTCGCTCCAAGTCCAGGTCACGCAGTCGGGAGCGCGACCGGAGATCTGGCCAGGGCAACAACGCCCGCTCCCGCGACTACTATGACGAACTGGAGGACTACGATCGCCAGCGAAACCGGGTGCGCAATCGGGACACCCAGAACGAGGACTACGACCGCCGGCAGACCGGCAGTGGTCGCCAGGATCGGGACAGAGAGCGCCAGGATCGGGACAAGATAAGGGAGCGTGACAGGAACGGCGACAGGGATCGCCGGGAAAGGGAGCGGGAACGCGACCGCGGTCGTCATGATCAGCGGGAACGAGACTCGCGAGGAGAACGTGACCGACGCCGCTATTAA
- the LOC128255011 gene encoding proton-coupled folate transporter: MPRSDTDALVSDVEAGEDAPPRILDASSAASSEQVDPSPVPPPPPHDYSSYRWFILEPAVFLIFFARYLIAAVYQNQILYQTCVTIEKFNATQCEPLLGIDRGSAADKEVEVIVQTYSANIMMTTSLLESIIPAFASLFLGPWSDKFGRRPILLTTFTGYLSGALILIVITYVTMSTNISPWWFLLSSVPSVLSGGTCALITGIYCYISDVAKERKKALRMVLNEASLCAGMMMGNVASGYIYAATNALTLFSIAGILMTLALLFVFLFVPESLNPADIHSGSRIREFFRFDLVKDLVRTCFKRRPNFDRAIIWLTMIALTIAIFDMEGEGTVNYMFMQEQFNWTIKDFSLFNASRIVIQIVGSIVGMVVLRRVLKMSIVTMAMLSLACCVLESTVRATAVYWQEMYLGMTLGMMRGVMGPMCRAILSHVAPATEVGKIFALTTSMESVSPLGAAPLYTTVYKATLEYYPGAFNFISAALYFVCYTLIAVIFGIQKSMGSSSIYQAIGS, translated from the exons ATGCCCCGATCAGACACGGATGCCTTGGTGAGCGACGTGGAGGCTGGCGAAGATGCGCCGCCACGCATTCTGGACGCCTCCTCTGCGGCCAGCAGTGAGCAGGTGGACCCATCGCCAGTGCCCCCACCTCCGCCGCATGACTATAGCAGCTATCGATGGTTTATCCTGGAGCCCGCAGTTTTTCTCATCTTCTTTGCCAGATATTTAATTG CGGCGGTTTATCAAAATCAGATCCTCTACCAGACCTGCGTCACCATCGAGAAATTTAATGCCACGCAATGTGAGCCGTTGCTGGGCATTGATCGCGGATCGGCGGCGGATAAA GAAGTCGAGGTTATCGTCCAAACGTACTCGGCGAATATCATGATGACAACCTCTTTGCTCGAGAGCATAATACCAGCCTTTGCGAGTCTATTCCTGGGTCCCTGGTCCGACAAGTTCGGAAGGAGACCCATTCTGCTGACAACGTTTACGG GTTACCTCAGTGGCGCACTCATACTGATAGTTATCACCTATGTAACCATGTCCACCAATATCAGCCCATGGTGGTTCCTCCTTTCCTCAGTTCCTTCGGTCCTAAGCGGCGGAACTTGCGCCTTAATTACGGGGATCTATTGCTACATATCCGATGTGGCCAAGGAACGAAAGAAGGCTTTGAG AATGGTTCTCAACGAGGCATCCCTTTGCGCTGGCATGATGATGGGCAATGTGGCCAGCGGTTACATCTATGCCGCCACCAATGCCCTGACCTTATTTTCCATTGCTGGTATCCTGATGACTCTAGCTTTGCTCTTcgtatttttgtttgtgcccGAAAGTTTGAATCCGGCGGATATACATTCAGGA TCGCGAATCCGTGAATTCTTCCGTTTTGATTTGGTCAAGGATCTGGTACGCACCTGCTTTAAGAGACGACCCAACTTTGATCGTGCCATCATCTGGCTTACTATGATTGCGCTTACGATAGCCATATTCGATATGG AGGGTGAGGGCACTGTAAACTACATGTTCATGCAGGAGCAGTTCAACTGGACCATTAAGGACTTCAGCCTGTTCAACGCCTCCCGCATCGTGATCCAGATTGTGGGCAGCATCGTCGGCATGGTGGTGCTGCGCCGTGTCCTGAAGATGTCCATCGTAACCATGGCGATGCTGTCCCTGGCCTGTTGTGTCCTGGAGAGCACGGTGAGGGCCACAGCCGTTTACTGGCAGGAGATGTACCTGGGCATGACGCTGGGAATGATGCGCGGCGTCATGGGACCCATGTGCCGTGCTATTCTCTCGCATGTTGCGCCCGCCACGGAAGTGG GTAAAATTTTCGCCCTAACCACCTCGATGGAATCGGTTTCTCCGCTGGGAGCTGCTCCTCTGTACACAACCGTCTACAAGGCAACGTTGGAATATTATCCCGGAGCCTTTAACTTTATCAGTGCGGCCCTCTATTTTGTGTGCTACACTCTCATAGC TGTGATTTTCGGCATCCAGAAATCGATGGGCAGCAGCAGTATCTATCAGGCTATAGGCAGTTAA
- the LOC128255013 gene encoding proton-coupled folate transporter, whose protein sequence is MPRSDEDPIIGSDEETLDTEVVAPPSNRTLSGWLKRPRSLILEPAVFLVFFGRFLTDAVYQNQILYQTCVTVLKYNATECEPFLGTNRASDEVKRIEGQVQEYASTITMISSMLESTVPAIVSLFLGPWSDKFGRRPILLSTFSGFFVSAIILVVFTQITTATNISPWWFLLSTVPSVFSGGTCALITILYCHVSDVATEEKRAMRMVTMEAALGLGMMAGGVASGYLYAAVGASTLFILVGSIISIALIYVYFFVPESLKSEDLQTGSRIREFFRLDLVKVLVKTCIRKRENYDRAIIWFVMMSLTLCVFAMEGENTVNYMFMRKQFDYTVQDYSVFNAARFVIQVVGSTIAMILLRRLLGLSTIMMTLLAFACCVLESTVRATAVYRSEMYLALIVGMMRGVMSPMCKAILSHVTPSSELGKIFSLTTSLQSISPLGAAPLYTAVYQATVNFYPGIFNFISVGLYSLCYCMSATVFGIQKSMGSNSVYQAIGS, encoded by the exons ATGCCGCGGAGTGATGAGGATCCCATCATTGGCAGTGATGAAGAGACGCTGGACACCGAAGTGGTTGCCCCACCCTCGAACAGAACACTTAGTGGCTGGCTAAAACGACCCCGTTCGCTGATTCTAGAGCCCGCCGTATTTCTGGTTTTCTTCGGCAGATTCCTAACAG ATGCGGTCTATCAGAACCAGATACTCTATCAAACCTGCGTCACGGTCTTGAAATATAATGCCACCGAATGCGAGCCATTTCTCGGTACGAATCGTGCCTCCGATGAAGTAAAG AGGATCGAGGGGCAAGTTCAGGAGTATGCCTCCACCATCACAATGATAAGCTCAATGCTGGAGAGCACCGTACCCGCCATAGTAAGCCTCTTTCTGGGACCCTGGTCGGATAAGTTCGGCCGACGACCCATCCTGCTGTCCACATTTTCAG GCTTCTTTGTGAGTGCCATTATTCTGGTAGTTTTTACGCAAATAACAACGGCCACCAATATTAGTCCCTGGTGGTTCCTGCTGTCCACTGTGCCCTCGGTGTTCAGTGGAGGCACTTGCGCCCTCATCACCATCCTCTATTGCCATGTATCCGATGTGGCCACCGAGGAGAAGCGAGCCATGAG AATGGTGACCATGGAGGCAGCCTTAGGTCTGGGAATGATGGCCGGCGGAGTGGCTAGTGGTTACCTCTATGCCGCCGTTGGTGCTTCAACCCTATTCATCTTGGTGGGCTCCATCATCTCCATAGCGCTAATCTACGTCTACTTCTTTGTGCCGGAGAGTCTCAAGTCGGAAGATTTGCAAACTGGG TCACGCATTCGCGAGTTCTTCCGCTTGGATTTGGTGAAGGTCCTCGTGAAGACGTGCATTAGGAAGCGGGAGAATTACGATCGTGCTATCATCTGGTTCGTGATGATGTCGCTGACCTTGTGCGTTTTTGCCATGG AGGGCGAGAACACCGTAAACTACATGTTCATGCGGAAGCAGTTTGACTACACGGTCCAGGATTACAGTGTGTTCAATGCGGCGCGGTTCGTCATCCAAGTGGTGGGCAGTACCATAGCCATGATCCTGCTGCGTCGTCTCCTCGGGCTGTCCACCATCATGATGACACTCCTGGCCTTTGCCTGCTGTGTTCTGGAGAGCACGGTTAGGGCCACGGCCGTCTACCGAAGCGAGATGTACCTGGCCCTGATTGTGGGCATGATGCGGGGTGTTATGTCGCCCATGTGCAAGGCCATCCTGTCGCACGTGACTCCCAGCTCGGAATTGG GTAAAATCTTCTCGCTGACCACTTCACTGCAGTCCATTTCTCCCCTTGGAGCTGCACCACTCTACACGGCCGTGTACCAGGCCACAGTGAACTTTTATCCGGGCATCTTCAACTTCATCAGTGTGGGACTCTACTCCCTTTGCTACTGCATGTCGGC CACGGTCTTTGGCATTCAAAAATCGATGGGCAGCAACAGTGTTTACCAGGCCATTGGAAGTTGA
- the LOC128255006 gene encoding uncharacterized protein LOC128255006 — MVEKASNAFTLEKLRNLQWQKVFHMFYIEPVVFMLLFSHTLSGTIQRNQVIYQTCTVIFHYNESDCKQLDVKNASAEINAIETELQPYVANLFLTRTLLESIVPAFCGLFIGSWSDHYGRKPLLIVSMIGFSASFLMMAAICELSSYYVVNPWWYIMAAVPHSLLGGNCVFSVAAFCFISDITDCKSRPYRMIFMESLFFIGLTSGSLLSSFVYAAVGAAATIGLSGCIVTFATFFIIFFVPESLHYRQAQDTTSAIAANGEKDCKEKDVPITACDLQLDRVAIDCPPNFMADEELEKKKANEKDKRMELPTPATPAMSFDEDLLAKYVERLPQKAEERKRKEEEERVKKAGLFSMVHIKDMLSTCFKRRDHHARAIIWLVTFAMFLSIFVFDGVMTVMYLFVREKFHWTVRDYTFFETVSHLVPMIGALIGFLILRKVFRLSVVTLALLAFFSEILNNLAKGFATMPWHMYLSVTLGVFRSISGPMCRTIVSNIVPPSDLGKIFSIKNVLQSFAPFVAAPLYTLIYKRSLTTYPGLFNFVSSFLYLLSFVFIGYVLRIKYRHKQHYAKVLK; from the exons ATGGTTGAGAAGGCCTCGAATGCGTTTACGCTGGAAAAGCTACGCAATCTGCAATGGCAAAAGGTGTTTCATATGTTCTACATTGAACCGGTTGTCTTCATGCTGCTGTTCTCGCACACGCTGTCGG GCACCATCCAGCGCAACCAGGTCATCTATCAGACGTGCACGGTCATCTTCCACTACAATGAGTCCGACTGCAAGCAGCTGGATGTGAAGAACGCCAGTGCCGAGATAAAT GCCATTGAGACGGAGCTGCAGCCGTATGTGGCCAATCTGTTCCTCACCCGCACCCTCCTGGAGAGCATCGTTCCGGCCTTCTGCGGCCTATTCATTGGTTCCTGGTCGGATCACTACGGACGCAAGCCCCTGCTCATTGTTTCCATGATTG GATTCTCCGCCTCCTTCCTGATGATGGCCGCCATTTGCGAGCTGTCCAGCTATTACGTGGTGAATCCCTGGTGGTACATCATGGCGGCGGTGCCCCACTCCCTGCTCGGCGGGAATTGCGTCTTCTCGGTGGCCGCCTTCTGCTTCATCTCGGACATCACGGATTGCAAGTCGCGACCTTACCGCATGATCTTCATGGAGTCGCTCTTCTTTATCGGCCTGACCAGTGGATCCCTTCTGTCCAGCTTTGTGTACGCAGCAGTGGGTGCGGCGGCCACCATCGGACTTTCCGGCTGCATCGTGACCTTCGCCACTTTCTTCATCATTTTCTTTGTGCCCGAGAGTCTGCACTATCGTCAAGCGCAAGACACCACGAGCGCGATCGCCGCGAACGGGGAGAAGGATTGCAAGGAGAAGGATGTGCCGATCACCGCCTGTGACCTGCAATTGGACCGCGTGGCCATCGACTGTCCGCCCAACTTCATGGCCGATGAGGAGCTGGAGAAGAAAAAGGCGAATGAAAAGGATAAGCGGATGGAGCTGCCCACACCAGCGACTCCTGCGATGAGCTTCGACGAGGACCTGCTGGCCAAGTACGTGGAGCGGCTGCCCCAAAAGGCGGAGGAGCGCAAGcgcaaggaggaggaggagcgagTCAAGAAGGCGGGTCTGTTCAGTATGGTCCACATCAAAGACATGCTTAGCACCTGCTTCAAGCGACGCGATCATCACGCACGCGCCATCATCTGGCTTGTCACATTTGCCATGTTCCTGTCCATCTTCGTTTTTG ATGGCGTGATGACTGTGATGTACCTGTTTGTGCGCGAGAAGTTCCACTGGACGGTGAGGGATTACACATTCTTCGAGACGGTTAGCCACCTGGTTCCCATGATTGGCGCACTCATAGGATTTTTGATCCTGCGAAAG GTCTTTCGCCTGTCCGTTGTGACCTTAGCCCTGCTCGCCTTCTTTTCGGAGATTCTGAACAATCTGGCCAAGGGCTTTGCCACGATGCCATGGCACATGTACCTCTCCGTGACTCTGGGCGTCTTCCGCTCCATCTCAGGACCCATGTGCCGCACTATAGTTTCGAATATAGTACCTCCCTCGGATCTGG GCAAGATTTTCTCCATCAAGAATGTGCTGCAGTCGTTCGCACCGTTCG TGGCGGCCCCCCTGTACACCCTCATCTATAAGCGGTCGCTCACCACGTACCCGGGTCTGTTCAACTTCGTCAGTTCGTTCCTGTACCTGCTCTCGTTCGTGTTCATCGG ATACGTCTTGCGGATCAAGTACCGGCACAAGCAGCACTACGCCAAGGTTTTGAAGTGA
- the LOC128255009 gene encoding proton-coupled folate transporter — translation MDEEPHAHENLVAKAQRSGEKDPETDSTSSEESVSGNSSPEVPSVTTGTELPGDPPTSNHQSLGIYLLEPFILILLFAYNFSSTVLKNEVIYQSCTAAFGYPDSICRLLGTKNATNETKRIEEQVQPYAANVTLAMRIVECFIPAFCGLFAGAWADRYGRKPLLMCSFLGYGMQYLISAAIAYFAMLNHGLVSPWWYVLSIVPLSCLGSSVTYSVAAVCFIGDVSVGRIRSYRMIAYELAIYVGLLLGSFGSGYAYEATDSYVVLSISAVSIFTALFLMILLLPESLPIRNRTVSTSSADTSVVALLKKLWSTCTKPREHRNRFILLTIMVVLFLTAFVSDGSNSVFYKFMRIKFHWTVKQFTEYESVSILVPAVAGSGGVLFLWSLRKCTNSAVLWLALASLLSHFSSSLMKGFALVSWQIYVAIGLGVFKSLVNPMCRTMITNLLPADERGKIFALLGVLQSLSPLVSSTLYVAIYTRTLDSEPGIFNVFSAFLYGIGIILLCIVWLKKTRNQVYYEPVFK, via the exons ATGGACGAGGAACCTCACGCCCACGAAAATCTGGTGGCCAAAGCCCAGAGATCCGGAGAAAAGGATCCTGAAACTGACAGCACCAGTAGTGAGGAGAGTGTTTCCGGAAACAGTAGTCCCGAAGTGCCATCCGTTACAACGGGAACCGAACTTCCGGGAGATCCGCCGACTTCAAACCACCAATCACTGGGAATATATCTGCTCGAGCCCTTTATTCTCATCCTGCTCTTCGCCTACAATTTCTCGT CAACCGTTTTGAAGAATGAAGTCATCTACCAGAGCTGCACAGCGGCTTTTGGTTATCCGGATAGCATTTGCCGGCTGCTGGGAACCAAAAATGCCACAAATGAGACAAAG AGAATTGAGGAACAGGTGCAACCATATGCTGCCAATGTCACTCTGGCCATGAGGATAGTGGAGTGCTTCATTCCGGCTTTCTGTGGACTCTTCGCCGGAGCCTGGGCAGATCGCTACGGGCGCAAGCCCCTGCTCATGTGCTCCTTTCTGG GCTACGGTATGCAGTATCTAATCTCAGCCGCGATCGCCTATTTTGCCATGCTGAACCACGGCCTGGTCAGTCCCTGGTGGTATGTGCTCTCCATCGTACCGCTCTCCTGCCTGGGAAGCAGTGTCACCTATTCCGTGGCCGCCGTTTGCTTCATTGGCGATGTCTCCGTGGGCAGAATTCGATCATACAG GATGATTGCCTATGAGCTGGCCATTTATGTGGGCCTGCTCCTTGGCAGTTTTGGATCTGGTTACGCCTACGAGGCCACCGATTCCTATGTCGTGCTCAGCATCTCTGCAGTTTCCATTTTCACGGCCCTTTTTCTAATGATACTCCTTCTTCCGGAGAGTTTGCCCATCAGGAATCGGACTGTGTCAACTTCATCGGCGGACACAAGTGTCGTCGCTCTGCTAAAGAAATTGTGGAGCACCTGCACAAAGCCCCGCGAGCACCGAAATCGCTTTATTTTGCTTACCATTATGGTGGTGCTATTCCTAACCGCTTTTGTCTCAG ATGGTAGCAATTCTGTGTTTTACAAGTTTATGAGGATTAAGTTCCATTGGACCGTGAAGCAGTTCACCGAGTACGAATCGGTCAGCATTCTGGTTCCCGCAGTGGCAGGCTCCGGTGGAGTACTCTTTCTGTGGTCCCTGAGAAAG TGCACCAATTCAGCGGTCCTTTGGCTGGCCTTGGCATCCCTCCTGAGTCACTTTTCCAGCAGCTTGATGAAGGGTTTCGCCCTGGTTAGCTGGCAGATCTATGTGGCCATTGGACTAGGCGTGTTCAAGTCCCTGGTGAATCCCATGTGCCGCACCATGATCACCAATCTCCTGCCCGCTGATGAGAGGG GTAAGATCTTCGCACTACTTGGTGTGTTGCAATCCCTCTCCCCGCTTGTATCATCCACGCTATATGTTGCGATCTATACCCGGACACTGGACAGCGAGCCGGGGATTTTCAATGTGTTTAGCGCCTTTCTATATGGCATAGGTATTATTCTGCTGTG CATTGTTTGGCTGAAGAAGACGAGAAATCAGGTGTACTATGAGCCGGTTTTTAAGTGA
- the LOC128255042 gene encoding DNA repair protein RAD51 homolog 4, with translation MQLQLKILRTPSGKLLSEYQLNLLSKNNINSVLEFHEADEKKLHQMLDISVESVRDLKKELSQLPKDSGEDGAPDLEYGTGMEELDKLLDSVEQPFKQGRVWELSGQTGVGKTQLMHTLALNFVWKHTLKVLFVDTKRDFSCQRMQHMLRARHLDKDTCERAMKSIQVVEASTAPDLIDILKAFDQQLTSKVQAALQTKLVVIDSLAACFVHYRGKRMQMLRKSLLVELACKVRKLAVQGVAFIIGNLSFFERDADNCNDEGDGNNEERATRQQLEPMLGAYWSSVCTLRLSLELPMDDDDSPGQVDGLRLVHVLSNTYGPAGGHCLVRITQAGVV, from the exons ATGCAACTGCAGCTCAAGATTTTGCGAACTCCTTCGGGAAAACTGCTTTCAGAGTACCAGCTAAATTTGCTcagcaaaaacaacataaattCCGTGCTCGAGTTCCACGAGGCAGATGAGAAGAAACTCCACCAGATGCTGGACATAAGTGTGGAATCTGTGCGGGATCTGAAGAAGGAATTGTCCCAGCTACCAAAAGACTCTGGTGAGGATGGCGCTCCGGATTTGGAATACGGCACGGGCATGGAAGA GTTGGACAAACTGCTGGACTCCGTGGAACAGCCCTTCAAGCAGGGCAGGGTCTGGGAACTCAGTGGCCAGACGGGTGTGGGCAAGACCCAACTGATGCACACCTTGGCCCTGAATTTCGTGTGGAAGCACACCCTGAAAGTTCTATTCGTCGACACCAAGAGGGACTTCTCCTGCCAACGAATGCAGCACATGCTCCGGGCGCGGCACTTGGACAAGGACACCTGCGAGAGAGCCATGAAATCCATTCAGGTGGTGGAGGCTTCTACAGCTCCCGATCTAATCGACATTTTGAAGGCCTTCGATCAGCAACTGACCTCGAAGGTCCAGGCTGCCTTGCAAACTAAATTGGTGGTTATTGATTCCCTGGCAGCTTGTTTTGTCCACTATCGCGGCAAGAGGATGCAGATGCTCAGGAAATCTCTTCTTGTGGAGCTTGCTTGCAAAGTCCGGAAGCTGGCTGTACAGGGCGTGGCCTTCATAATCGGAAATTTGTCCTTCTTCGAAAGAGATGCAG ATAATTGTAATGATGAGGGCGATGGCAACAATGAGGAGAGGGCGACGCGACAGCAGTTGGAGCCCATGCTGGGTGCCTACTGGAGCTCGGTGTGCACGCTGAGGCTGTCGCTGGAACTGCCAATGGATGATGATGACTCTCCCGGGCAGGTCGACGGCCTGCGCCTGGTGCACGTCCTTTCGAACACCTATGGCCCCGCGGGTGGCCACTGTCTGGTGCGCATTACACAGGCCGGAGTGGTCTAG